The following are from one region of the Capsicum annuum cultivar UCD-10X-F1 chromosome 1, UCD10Xv1.1, whole genome shotgun sequence genome:
- the LOC107849287 gene encoding uncharacterized protein LOC107849287 isoform X3, producing MRTLGFTVYCPLFNTQQAQGEVNTGNLKMDKSWMRCTDTSSDVYIKGVDNFLQFAFKHSEVDGEIPVPCTQCNNILNGSRADVREHLILSEIVKNYIHWLHRGESAPKKQTINQKEEGKEQGRVSCPVSWFVPLSVLGALSLRAAVSFPLEGQGSSINSSG from the exons ATGAGGACCCTGGGATTTACTGTTTACTGTCCACTGTTTAACAC GCAACAAGCTCAAGGAGAGGTGAACACAG GAAATTTGAAAATGGATAAGTCTTGGATGCGTTGTACTGACACATCGAGCGATGTTTATATAAAAGGAGTTGACAATTTTCTTCAATTTGCTTTCAAGCACTCAGAAGTCGATGGTGAAATTCCTGTTCCTTGTACGCAATGCAATAATATTTTAAATGGGTCTAGAGCTGATGTCAGGGAACATTTAATACTTAGCGAGATAGTCAAAAACTACATACATTGGCTTCATCGTGGAGAATCTGCACCTAAAAAGCAAACCATTAATCAGAAGGAAGAAGGAAAAGAACAAG GAAGAGTAAGTTGTCCGGTCAGTTGGTTTGTGCCTCTCTCAGTGCTAGGGGCTTTATCTTTACGGGCCGCTGTTTCATTCCCATTGGAAGGACAAGGTTCATCCATCAATTCAAGTGGTTGA
- the LOC107849287 gene encoding uncharacterized protein LOC107849287 isoform X2, protein MRTLGFTVYCPLFNTQQAQGEVNTGNLKMDKSWMRCTDTSSDVYIKGVDNFLQFAFKHSEVDGEIPVPCTQCNNILNGSRADVREHLILSEIVKNYIHWLHRGESAPKKQTINQKEEGKEQGDPSQKKRKERSDEMFEIIYDVVGPEFMDDSNGVRFKQGRVSCPVSWFVPLSVLGALSLRAAVSFPLEGQGSSINSSG, encoded by the exons ATGAGGACCCTGGGATTTACTGTTTACTGTCCACTGTTTAACAC GCAACAAGCTCAAGGAGAGGTGAACACAG GAAATTTGAAAATGGATAAGTCTTGGATGCGTTGTACTGACACATCGAGCGATGTTTATATAAAAGGAGTTGACAATTTTCTTCAATTTGCTTTCAAGCACTCAGAAGTCGATGGTGAAATTCCTGTTCCTTGTACGCAATGCAATAATATTTTAAATGGGTCTAGAGCTGATGTCAGGGAACATTTAATACTTAGCGAGATAGTCAAAAACTACATACATTGGCTTCATCGTGGAGAATCTGCACCTAAAAAGCAAACCATTAATCAGAAGGAAGAAGGAAAAGAACAAGGTGATCcatctcaaaagaaaagaaaagaacgaAGTGATGAAATGTTTGAAATAATTTATGATGTTGTTGGTCCTGAATTCATGGATGATTCTAATGGGGTTAGGTTTAAACAAG GAAGAGTAAGTTGTCCGGTCAGTTGGTTTGTGCCTCTCTCAGTGCTAGGGGCTTTATCTTTACGGGCCGCTGTTTCATTCCCATTGGAAGGACAAGGTTCATCCATCAATTCAAGTGGTTGA
- the LOC107849287 gene encoding uncharacterized protein LOC107849287 isoform X4: MRTLGFTVYCPLFNTQQAQGEVNTGNLKMDKSWMRCTDTSSDVYIKGVDNFLQFAFKHSEVDGEIPVPCTQCNNILNGSRADVREHLILSEIVKNYIHWLHRGESAPKKQTINQKEEGKEQGDPSQKKRKERSDEMFEIIYDVVGPEFMDDSNGVRFKQE, translated from the exons ATGAGGACCCTGGGATTTACTGTTTACTGTCCACTGTTTAACAC GCAACAAGCTCAAGGAGAGGTGAACACAG GAAATTTGAAAATGGATAAGTCTTGGATGCGTTGTACTGACACATCGAGCGATGTTTATATAAAAGGAGTTGACAATTTTCTTCAATTTGCTTTCAAGCACTCAGAAGTCGATGGTGAAATTCCTGTTCCTTGTACGCAATGCAATAATATTTTAAATGGGTCTAGAGCTGATGTCAGGGAACATTTAATACTTAGCGAGATAGTCAAAAACTACATACATTGGCTTCATCGTGGAGAATCTGCACCTAAAAAGCAAACCATTAATCAGAAGGAAGAAGGAAAAGAACAAGGTGATCcatctcaaaagaaaagaaaagaacgaAGTGATGAAATGTTTGAAATAATTTATGATGTTGTTGGTCCTGAATTCATGGATGATTCTAATGGGGTTAGGTTTAAACAAG AGTAA
- the LOC107849287 gene encoding uncharacterized protein LOC107849287 isoform X1, with protein MRTLGFTVYCPLFNTQQAQGEVNTGNLKMDKSWMRCTDTSSDVYIKGVDNFLQFAFKHSEVDGEIPVPCTQCNNILNGSRADVREHLILSEIVKNYIHWLHRGESAPKKQTINQKEEGKEQGDPSQKKRKERSDEMFEIIYDVVGPEFMDDSNGVRFKQGDTSEPTSKIFKLVEDASQQLYPGCKACSKLSLIVELFQTKWGKRRKYDFVSSIVPLLY; from the exons ATGAGGACCCTGGGATTTACTGTTTACTGTCCACTGTTTAACAC GCAACAAGCTCAAGGAGAGGTGAACACAG GAAATTTGAAAATGGATAAGTCTTGGATGCGTTGTACTGACACATCGAGCGATGTTTATATAAAAGGAGTTGACAATTTTCTTCAATTTGCTTTCAAGCACTCAGAAGTCGATGGTGAAATTCCTGTTCCTTGTACGCAATGCAATAATATTTTAAATGGGTCTAGAGCTGATGTCAGGGAACATTTAATACTTAGCGAGATAGTCAAAAACTACATACATTGGCTTCATCGTGGAGAATCTGCACCTAAAAAGCAAACCATTAATCAGAAGGAAGAAGGAAAAGAACAAGGTGATCcatctcaaaagaaaagaaaagaacgaAGTGATGAAATGTTTGAAATAATTTATGATGTTGTTGGTCCTGAATTCATGGATGATTCTAATGGGGTTAGGTTTAAACAAGGTGATACTTCCGAACCCActtccaaaattttcaaattagtGGAGGATGCCTCACAACAACTTTATCCTGGTTGCAAGGCATGCTCCAAATTATCATTGATTGTGGAATTATTCCAAACTAAATGGGGGAAAAGGCGAAAATACGATTTTGTCTCTTCCATTGTGCCCCTGCTGTATTAG